From Rutidosis leptorrhynchoides isolate AG116_Rl617_1_P2 chromosome 3, CSIRO_AGI_Rlap_v1, whole genome shotgun sequence, a single genomic window includes:
- the LOC139902381 gene encoding uncharacterized mitochondrial protein AtMg00810-like, with translation MGLLKYFLGIELLDQNGGLSMTQRKYTLEVIDEFGLLASKPAITPMESGVVFSSIDNHSDTNYPLSNISDYQKLIGKLIYIILTRPDIAYDVHCLSQHMHAPLNSHLNAAFRVLRYLKGSPGKGIFITKSDNFVLSAYVDSDYAKCISTRRSVTGFCVYLGNSLVSWKSKKQSTVSRSSAEAEYRALASVTC, from the exons ATGGGTTTATTAAAATATTTTCTTGGTATTGAACTTTTAGATCAAAATGGAGGTTTAAGTATGACACAAAGAAAATATACTTTAGAAGTAATTGATGAATTTGGTTTGTTAGCTAGTAAACCTGCTATTACTCCTATGGAATCTGGTGTTGTCTTTTCCAGTATTGATAATCATTCTGATACTAATTATCCTTTATCTAATATAAGTGATTATCAAAAACTTATTGGAAAACTTATTTACATTATACTGACCAGACCTGATATTGCCTATGATGTTCATTGTTTAAGTCAACATATGCATGCTCCTTTAAATTCACACTTAAATgctgcttttagagttcttagataTCTTAAAGGTTCACCTGGAAAAGGCATTTTTATAACAAAAAGTGACAATTTTGTATTGTCTGCTTATGTTGATTCTGACTATGCAAAATGTATTTCTACAAGAAGGTCAGTTACTGGTTTCTGTGTTTATTTAGGAAACTCTTTAGTTTCATGGAAAAGTAAGAAACAGTCAACTGTTTCAagatcatctgcagaagctgagtaTAGGGCTTTAGCTTCTGTCACAT GTTAA